Proteins from a genomic interval of Proteiniborus ethanoligenes:
- a CDS encoding TasA family protein has product MKKRMILALMLIGLLAFGAGLGTYAWFTSQATSTDNVFQTGTLKMSATESAGGVISVTNQQPGDSKDYTVTIAHDSNSTLPFRYKLIPTVTADADLADDLVITIVKNENITIFSGTINLLDQVNGYEINENLAVDKSDVLTITLTLPTSAENDCQGKSAEIDFEFRATQLLNEDYEGDY; this is encoded by the coding sequence ATGAAAAAAAGAATGATATTAGCATTAATGTTAATTGGATTATTAGCATTTGGAGCAGGATTAGGTACATATGCATGGTTTACAAGTCAGGCTACGAGTACAGATAATGTGTTTCAGACTGGTACATTGAAAATGTCAGCAACAGAAAGTGCAGGCGGAGTAATAAGTGTAACAAATCAACAACCTGGCGATTCAAAAGACTATACTGTTACTATTGCTCATGATAGTAATAGCACGTTACCATTTAGATATAAGCTTATACCAACTGTTACAGCTGATGCTGATTTAGCAGATGACTTAGTAATTACAATTGTTAAAAATGAAAATATTACAATATTCAGTGGCACAATTAATTTATTGGATCAAGTAAATGGCTATGAAATAAATGAAAACCTAGCAGTAGATAAATCAGACGTGCTAACAATTACATTGACTCTACCAACTTCTGCAGAAAATGACTGTCAAGGTAAAAGCGCTGAAATAGACTTTGAATTTAGAGCTACTCAATTACTAAATGAAGATTACGAAGGAGATTATTAA